The following coding sequences lie in one Xiphias gladius isolate SHS-SW01 ecotype Sanya breed wild chromosome 24, ASM1685928v1, whole genome shotgun sequence genomic window:
- the LOC120786473 gene encoding uncharacterized protein LOC120786473, which yields MRPFFHLSACQLTLLSLALLCPIPRTVTSYPVSPSALLATVDGPELESALLYLQAALVDLRDDGLVQSEAWAKWPQGTLRALLEPVQEAEEVGSWEEEALLRAQRGDLMARPLSPFPGGHSLENIYYQDGGNGEDGGKRNEALTSIAGGLQAVSREKGGFGFRFGRKRWTDRGWKDEGRGGTEEDKWD from the coding sequence ATGAGACCATTTTTCCATCTCAGTGCCTGTCAGCTCACCCTGCTCTCCCTCGCCCTCCTCTGCCCCATCCCACGGACCGTCACATCATACCCGGTCTCCCCCTCCGCCCTACTAGCCACAGTGGACGGACCTGAGCTGGAGTCTGCCCTCCTGTATCTCCAGGCTGCTCTGGTGGACCTGAGGGATGATGGGCTTGTCCAGTCTGAGGCTTGGGCCAAGTGGCCTCAAGGCACTCTGCGAGCCTTGCTGGAACCTGTGCAGGAGGCGGAGGAGGTCGGATCCTGGGAGGAGGAGGCGCTGCTGAGGGCCCAGAGAGGAGACCTGATGGCCCGGCCCCTGTCCCCCTTCCCTGGGGGTCACTCCCTGGAAAACATCTACTATCAGGACGGAGGAAATGGGGAGGACGGCGGGAAGAGGAACGAAGCTCTGACCTCCATCGCCGGAGGGCTTCAAGCTGTCAGCCGGGAGAAAGGGGGATTTGGTTTCCGCTTCgggaggaaaagatggactgacCGGGGATGGAAGGATGAAGGGAGGGGAGGCACAGAGGAGGACAAGTGGGACTGA